From a single Desulfonispora thiosulfatigenes DSM 11270 genomic region:
- the yqeK gene encoding bis(5'-nucleosyl)-tetraphosphatase (symmetrical) YqeK, whose amino-acid sequence MNNYVEIIKKRLNSKRYLHSIGVAETAKELALINGVNPDKAYLAGLIHDYAKCLTDQELLNLAKNNNLIADDVEYKQPDLLHGPVGAFLLKRDHNILDESILRAVRYHTTGCADMDTLTKIIYIADYIEPNRVFNGVKEIRELAFRNLSIGVLNGLDNSLKFIIEKNKLIHPLSIAARNWIIENIRV is encoded by the coding sequence ATGAATAACTATGTAGAAATCATCAAAAAACGCTTAAATAGTAAAAGATACCTTCACTCAATAGGGGTGGCAGAGACTGCTAAAGAATTAGCGTTAATTAACGGGGTAAATCCCGACAAAGCTTATTTAGCAGGTTTAATTCATGATTATGCAAAATGTCTAACAGATCAAGAGTTATTAAATTTAGCTAAAAACAATAATTTGATTGCTGATGATGTAGAGTATAAACAACCTGACTTACTACATGGGCCAGTAGGAGCTTTTCTTCTTAAACGTGATCATAATATATTAGATGAAAGTATTTTGCGGGCAGTAAGGTATCATACAACAGGCTGTGCTGATATGGACACTCTAACTAAAATTATCTATATTGCTGATTATATTGAACCTAATAGAGTATTTAATGGGGTTAAAGAAATCAGAGAGCTTGCCTTTCGTAATTTGTCCATAGGTGTTTTAAACGGTTTGGATAATTCACTCAAATTTATAATTGAAAAAAATAAATTAATACACCCTTTGAGTATAGCTGCACGAAACTGGATAATAGAAAATATTAGAGTATAA
- the nadD gene encoding nicotinate-nucleotide adenylyltransferase, giving the protein MSKRKSIGIMGGTFDPIHYGHLVIAEAVRSKYNMDKVIFVPSGCPPHKNCSNVSSAMDRYTMTALATATNRYFDISTVEIDRSGKSYTYDSLIEFKKKYPKHDIYFITGADAIKDITTWYNYEKLLEMCYFIAATRPGYTLSNLKNKELQMLSKKQLENIEIIEVPGIEVSSTDIKRRVRENKSIKYLLPETVEDYITKYDLYLKKENDI; this is encoded by the coding sequence TTGTCAAAGCGAAAGTCCATTGGAATAATGGGTGGAACTTTTGATCCTATCCATTATGGGCATTTAGTAATAGCAGAGGCCGTTAGAAGTAAATATAATATGGATAAGGTGATTTTTGTTCCGTCTGGGTGTCCTCCTCATAAAAATTGTAGCAATGTAAGTAGTGCTATGGATAGATATACCATGACGGCCTTAGCTACAGCAACAAATAGATATTTTGATATATCTACTGTGGAAATTGATAGAAGCGGAAAATCATATACGTATGATAGCTTAATAGAGTTTAAGAAAAAGTACCCAAAACACGATATTTATTTTATCACTGGAGCAGATGCTATTAAAGACATCACCACCTGGTATAATTATGAAAAATTATTAGAAATGTGTTACTTTATAGCAGCAACAAGACCTGGTTATACCTTGTCTAATTTAAAAAACAAAGAATTACAGATGCTTTCAAAAAAACAATTAGAAAATATTGAAATAATAGAAGTGCCAGGGATAGAAGTATCCTCAACAGATATAAAAAGAAGAGTTAGAGAAAACAAATCTATCAAGTATTTATTACCAGAAACTGTAGAAGACTATATAACAAAATATGATTTATACTTAAAAAAAGAAAATGATATTTAG
- a CDS encoding glutamate-5-semialdehyde dehydrogenase — MIAKELIEKGRLAKEAAYHLTLASSEQKNGALEKIAVKLLERKDEIIKANELDINDAKDKNMPVSLQDRLLLTSKRIEDMAEGLKQLISLPDPIGEIERMWKTTEGLEIGKMRVPLGVIGIIYEARPNVTVDAAGLCLKSGNAVILRGGSDAINSNKKIAQIIEEAISDSELPAKSVQLIEDTSREVANQMLKLNEYLDVLIPRGGAGLIKNVVENATVPVIETGTGNCHLYVEQDANLEMAKNIVINAKTQRTGVCNAAESLLIHESIASSFLNLVGPELINLGVEIRGCEKCKQILSNSIIATEKDYATEFLDLIIAVKIVKDIDEALNHIRKFGTKHSEAIITNSYSKAKKFQRSVDAAAVYVNASTRFTDGFMFGFGAEIGISTQKLHARGPMGLKELTSFKYIINGEGQIRK; from the coding sequence ATGATAGCTAAAGAATTAATAGAAAAAGGCCGCCTAGCCAAAGAAGCAGCATATCACCTAACACTTGCTAGTTCAGAGCAAAAAAATGGTGCTTTAGAAAAAATAGCTGTAAAATTACTAGAACGAAAAGATGAAATTATTAAGGCTAATGAATTAGACATAAATGATGCTAAAGATAAAAACATGCCAGTATCGTTACAAGATAGGCTATTACTAACATCAAAACGCATTGAAGACATGGCAGAGGGACTAAAGCAGTTAATTAGTCTGCCAGATCCAATTGGAGAAATAGAAAGAATGTGGAAGACTACAGAGGGCTTAGAAATAGGTAAAATGAGAGTGCCTCTAGGTGTAATTGGAATAATTTACGAAGCAAGACCAAATGTAACAGTAGATGCAGCAGGTTTATGTTTAAAATCAGGAAATGCTGTAATTTTAAGAGGTGGCTCTGATGCGATTAATTCTAATAAAAAAATAGCTCAAATTATTGAAGAAGCCATAAGTGATTCAGAATTACCTGCTAAATCTGTACAGTTAATTGAAGACACAAGCAGAGAAGTTGCTAATCAAATGTTAAAATTAAACGAATATTTAGATGTCCTCATTCCAAGAGGAGGAGCGGGATTAATTAAAAATGTAGTTGAAAATGCTACAGTCCCTGTAATTGAAACAGGGACTGGCAATTGCCACCTTTATGTAGAACAAGATGCAAATTTAGAAATGGCAAAAAATATCGTTATCAATGCTAAAACTCAGCGTACAGGAGTTTGTAATGCAGCAGAAAGTCTACTAATTCATGAAAGTATAGCAAGTAGTTTTTTGAATTTAGTTGGACCTGAATTAATTAATTTAGGGGTCGAAATTAGAGGCTGTGAAAAATGCAAACAAATTTTGTCTAATTCTATTATAGCGACCGAAAAAGATTATGCTACTGAGTTTTTAGATTTAATAATTGCTGTTAAAATTGTAAAAGATATAGATGAAGCTCTAAATCATATTCGTAAGTTTGGGACAAAACATTCTGAAGCCATTATTACTAATAGTTATAGTAAAGCAAAGAAATTCCAAAGATCAGTAGACGCGGCTGCTGTTTATGTTAATGCTTCTACTCGCTTTACAGATGGTTTCATGTTTGGATTTGGGGCTGAAATTGGAATAAGTACTCAAAAACTTCATGCTAGAGGACCTATGGGTCTAAAAGAACTGACCAGTTTTAAATATATTATTAATGGTGAAGGTCAGATTAGAAAATAA
- the proB gene encoding glutamate 5-kinase, whose product MCENEYKNMIKNAHRIVFKVGTSTLTHSTGKLNLNLIEKLVRQLADLIYQGKEVLLVTSGAVGAGMGVLGFKDKPRTIPEKQACAAVGQGVLVHIYEKIFSEYGAKVAQLLLTRADLNDRNRFLNARNTLLTLLKCGVVPIINENDTVAVDEMKFGDNDTLSSLVAGLVDADLLLLLSDIDGLYTGDPNEDPNACLIETVEEIDESIESVAGGAGSKFASGGMITKVLAAKIAVKAGIPMIITNGIKIENISRIFQGEKIGTLFIPPKEVNTQTRKRWIAFSSKSEGKIWVDCGAFEAINDKGKSLLPRGIVKIEGSFNVGHVVSIINHEAREFARGIVNYDSSEIEQIKGVKCEDIIKIIGHKDYDEVIHRDNLAIR is encoded by the coding sequence ATGTGTGAAAATGAATATAAAAATATGATTAAAAATGCCCACCGAATTGTGTTTAAGGTGGGCACAAGTACACTTACACATAGTACGGGTAAATTAAACCTTAATTTAATTGAAAAGTTAGTGAGGCAATTAGCGGACTTAATTTACCAAGGAAAAGAAGTACTATTAGTAACATCAGGTGCCGTGGGTGCTGGGATGGGTGTACTAGGATTTAAAGATAAACCTAGAACAATTCCTGAAAAACAGGCTTGTGCTGCTGTTGGACAGGGTGTTTTAGTACATATATATGAAAAAATATTTTCAGAGTATGGTGCAAAAGTTGCTCAATTATTATTAACGCGAGCAGATTTAAATGACCGAAATAGATTTTTAAATGCTAGAAATACCTTATTAACTTTACTAAAATGTGGGGTTGTGCCCATTATTAATGAAAATGATACGGTTGCTGTTGATGAAATGAAATTTGGAGATAATGACACATTATCATCATTAGTTGCGGGTTTAGTAGATGCGGATCTATTGTTATTACTTTCAGATATAGATGGTCTATACACTGGGGATCCCAATGAGGATCCCAATGCTTGTTTGATTGAAACAGTAGAAGAAATAGATGAAAGTATTGAAAGCGTAGCGGGTGGAGCTGGCAGTAAGTTTGCATCCGGTGGAATGATTACTAAAGTATTAGCTGCTAAAATTGCCGTTAAAGCAGGAATACCTATGATTATTACTAATGGAATTAAAATAGAAAACATTTCGAGGATTTTCCAAGGAGAAAAAATAGGTACGCTCTTTATCCCACCGAAAGAAGTAAATACCCAAACACGTAAAAGATGGATTGCCTTTAGTTCAAAATCAGAAGGTAAAATATGGGTAGACTGTGGAGCTTTTGAAGCAATTAACGATAAAGGAAAAAGCTTATTACCACGAGGTATTGTGAAAATCGAAGGATCTTTTAACGTTGGACATGTAGTTAGTATCATTAATCATGAGGCAAGAGAGTTTGCAAGGGGAATAGTTAACTATGATTCCTCCGAAATAGAACAAATAAAAGGTGTTAAATGTGAAGATATTATTAAAATTATAGGTCATAAGGATTATGATGAAGTAATCCATCGGGACAATTTAGCGATTAGATGA
- the yhbY gene encoding ribosome assembly RNA-binding protein YhbY gives MLTGKQRRFLKALGIALDPILQIGKSGVSEMVVNSLEEALAARELVKVKVLNNCPQEPKFVGEEMAKLTDAYLVQKIGRNLIFYRRSKDKPSIELPR, from the coding sequence ATGTTAACAGGAAAACAAAGAAGATTTTTAAAAGCTTTAGGGATAGCTTTGGATCCAATTTTACAAATAGGTAAATCAGGAGTAAGTGAGATGGTAGTTAATTCCCTCGAAGAAGCTTTAGCTGCTAGAGAATTAGTTAAAGTGAAAGTGCTTAATAATTGCCCTCAGGAGCCTAAATTTGTAGGTGAAGAAATGGCAAAGTTAACTGATGCTTATTTGGTCCAAAAGATTGGGAGAAATCTAATTTTTTATCGCAGATCAAAAGATAAGCCATCTATAGAACTTCCAAGATAA
- the obgE gene encoding GTPase ObgE yields MFYDYAKINLKAGDGGNGVVAFRREKYVPFGGPAGGDGGAGGSIILVADEGLRTLVDFRYKRHYKGERGQHGQGSSKHGRGGQDSFLRVPAGTVVKDAETHEIIADLVKHGQEVVIVKGGKGGRGNARFISSTHRAPTLAENGDLGEERWIELELKLLADVGLVGFPNVGKSTIISRVSAAKPKIADYHFTTITPNLGMVDIDSESSFVMADIPGLIEGAAEGTGLGHRFLRHIERTKVIVHVLDVSGSEDRDPLEDFHTINHELKKYNEYLAQRPMIIAANKTDLLQGKDNLEVLQKELKDYEIFPVCAATGEGLKPLVYRLAQLLVELKDQEPVIPKEEKGLRMVKIDKKPKFYIEKVDNIFVVTGPEIDKHWARTDINNEDAVARFLQIVEAMGVIKALREQGAEDGDEIRIKEMIFDFLD; encoded by the coding sequence ATGTTTTATGATTATGCAAAAATAAATTTAAAGGCTGGAGATGGAGGAAATGGGGTAGTTGCATTTCGTCGTGAAAAATATGTTCCTTTTGGAGGACCAGCTGGTGGTGATGGTGGCGCAGGTGGTAGCATCATACTTGTTGCTGATGAGGGACTTCGTACATTAGTGGATTTTAGATATAAAAGACATTATAAGGGCGAAAGAGGACAACATGGTCAGGGTAGTAGTAAACACGGCCGAGGTGGACAGGATAGTTTTTTGAGAGTACCAGCAGGTACAGTAGTTAAAGATGCTGAGACTCATGAGATAATAGCTGATTTAGTAAAACACGGACAAGAAGTAGTCATAGTTAAAGGTGGTAAGGGTGGTAGAGGAAATGCTAGGTTCATTAGTTCGACTCATAGAGCCCCGACTTTGGCTGAAAATGGTGATTTAGGTGAAGAAAGATGGATTGAATTAGAACTAAAATTACTAGCAGACGTTGGATTAGTTGGATTCCCTAATGTTGGAAAATCAACGATAATATCTAGAGTATCAGCAGCAAAACCGAAAATTGCAGATTATCATTTTACAACGATAACTCCTAATTTAGGAATGGTTGATATTGACTCAGAGTCAAGTTTTGTCATGGCTGATATACCTGGCTTAATTGAAGGTGCTGCTGAAGGAACTGGGCTTGGTCATCGCTTTTTACGACATATAGAAAGAACTAAGGTTATTGTTCATGTATTAGATGTATCAGGTTCAGAGGATCGTGATCCTTTAGAAGACTTCCATACAATTAATCATGAATTAAAAAAATATAATGAGTATTTAGCACAAAGACCTATGATTATCGCGGCAAATAAAACAGATTTATTGCAAGGTAAGGATAATCTAGAGGTTTTACAAAAAGAATTAAAGGACTATGAAATATTTCCAGTCTGTGCAGCAACTGGTGAAGGGTTAAAACCTTTAGTTTATAGATTAGCACAACTTTTAGTAGAATTAAAAGATCAAGAACCAGTTATTCCTAAAGAAGAAAAAGGACTTCGCATGGTTAAAATAGATAAAAAACCTAAGTTTTATATTGAAAAGGTTGATAACATATTTGTTGTAACAGGTCCTGAAATTGATAAACATTGGGCGAGAACAGATATTAATAATGAAGATGCCGTAGCAAGATTTTTACAAATAGTTGAAGCTATGGGTGTTATCAAAGCACTTCGTGAACAAGGTGCTGAAGATGGAGATGAAATAAGAATTAAAGAAATGATTTTTGATTTCTTAGATTAA